The Pseudomonas sp. TH06 genome has a window encoding:
- the cobM gene encoding precorrin-4 C(11)-methyltransferase encodes MTVYFIGAGPGDPELITVKGQRLIRSCPVIIYAGSLVPAPVIDGHQAETVVNSAELHLEQIIDLIKTAHAKGQDVARVHSGDPSLYGAIGEQIRCLRELDIPFEIVPGVTATAACAALLGAELTLPDVSQSVILTRYADKTAMPAGEELGSLAQHGATMAIHLGVNHLEKILAELLPHYGADCPIAVIHRATWPDQDWVVGTIEDIAGKVAAKGFRRTALILVGRVLGSEVFSESSLYRAGHAHLYRP; translated from the coding sequence ATGACCGTTTACTTCATCGGCGCCGGCCCCGGCGACCCGGAATTGATCACCGTCAAAGGCCAGCGACTCATCCGCAGTTGTCCGGTCATCATCTACGCAGGTTCGCTGGTGCCGGCGCCTGTGATTGACGGTCATCAGGCTGAAACCGTGGTCAACAGCGCTGAATTGCATCTGGAACAGATCATTGACCTGATCAAGACCGCACATGCCAAAGGCCAGGATGTGGCGCGGGTGCATTCGGGGGATCCAAGCCTGTATGGCGCAATTGGCGAGCAGATTCGCTGCTTGCGAGAGCTGGATATTCCATTTGAAATCGTGCCCGGCGTCACCGCAACAGCGGCGTGTGCGGCGCTACTGGGCGCCGAACTGACCCTGCCGGATGTCTCGCAGAGCGTCATTCTGACCCGATACGCTGACAAGACCGCGATGCCGGCGGGTGAAGAATTGGGCAGCCTGGCCCAACATGGCGCGACCATGGCGATTCATCTGGGGGTCAATCATCTGGAGAAGATTCTGGCGGAGCTGTTGCCGCATTACGGTGCGGATTGCCCGATTGCAGTGATTCATCGGGCGACATGGCCGGATCAGGATTGGGTGGTGGGGACGATTGAGGACATTGCCGGGAAGGTCGCGGCCAAAGGGTTTCGGCGCACGGCGTTGATTCTGGTTGGGCGGGTGTTGGGGAGTGAGGTGTTTAGCGAGTCATCGCTGTATCGCGCGGGGCATGCTCACCTTTACAGACCGTGA
- a CDS encoding cobalamin biosynthesis protein — MSNDSAAPTFVVGLGCQRGCPASTLRALFDQALQAHRIDLVAVKALASIDLKRDEPGLQELAAQLALPLLYFSSEELARYQQRLSHHSQIAYERTGCYGVAESAALALAEQLIQAPAKLLISRQKYAQATLALAGAA, encoded by the coding sequence ATGAGCAATGACAGCGCAGCGCCGACCTTTGTGGTCGGCCTGGGCTGCCAGCGCGGCTGCCCCGCCAGCACGCTGCGTGCGTTATTCGATCAAGCCTTGCAGGCTCATCGCATCGACCTTGTGGCGGTCAAGGCGTTGGCCAGCATCGACTTGAAGCGCGACGAGCCCGGTTTACAGGAGCTCGCCGCGCAACTGGCGCTGCCCCTGCTGTATTTCAGCAGTGAAGAACTGGCCAGATATCAGCAGCGACTGAGCCACCATTCGCAGATCGCCTACGAGCGCACGGGTTGCTACGGCGTGGCGGAAAGTGCGGCGCTGGCCCTCGCCGAGCAACTGATTCAGGCACCGGCAAAACTGCTGATTTCCCGACAAAAATACGCGCAAGCAACGTTGGCATTGGCCGGCGCTGCATAA
- a CDS encoding acyltransferase, translating to MLISVQALRALAAWTVVCHHFMQIFFDFEARGPVGQWFIDKGAVGVDIFFVISGLVIFLSTEDKSLRPGQFLLYRLFRIVPAYWLYTLLMALLVVFAQPLLPDQMLDWSHLLLSLLFIPTQNPGGYGIYPTLNVGWTLNYEMLFYVLFAWALLFRLQVRLLVVAALLFAVCQAWTGFGWISEFYRSDIVYEFLLGIGIGMLYRRGWIGGGLWLPLTGIVVALLAIYHLTPAPRLLNWGVPSAILVMSCMALERYVERSRVLMLLGDCSYSVYLMHVLVLSAGGFLARRYGINPYLMFVVCALAIGLGSWLSYEWVEKRSYRWLKARIDREPLGEPVENLSRQKY from the coding sequence ATGTTGATTTCAGTGCAGGCCCTGCGTGCGCTCGCCGCGTGGACGGTGGTCTGCCATCACTTCATGCAGATTTTTTTCGACTTCGAAGCCCGAGGCCCGGTGGGCCAGTGGTTCATCGACAAGGGCGCGGTGGGCGTCGACATTTTCTTCGTCATCAGTGGTCTGGTAATTTTTCTTTCCACCGAAGACAAAAGCCTGCGGCCGGGGCAATTCCTGCTGTATCGATTGTTTCGCATCGTCCCGGCGTATTGGCTGTACACGCTGCTGATGGCGTTGCTGGTGGTTTTTGCCCAGCCACTGTTGCCCGATCAAATGCTGGACTGGAGCCATCTGCTGCTGTCGCTGTTGTTCATTCCGACGCAGAACCCCGGCGGATACGGAATCTATCCGACCCTGAATGTCGGCTGGACACTCAATTACGAAATGCTTTTCTACGTGCTGTTTGCCTGGGCACTATTGTTTCGTTTGCAGGTGCGCCTGCTGGTGGTTGCAGCGCTGCTGTTCGCGGTGTGTCAGGCGTGGACCGGGTTTGGCTGGATCAGCGAGTTCTACCGCTCGGACATCGTTTATGAGTTCTTGCTGGGGATTGGTATCGGCATGCTCTATCGACGTGGCTGGATTGGCGGCGGGCTGTGGCTACCGTTGACGGGAATCGTCGTGGCGTTGCTGGCGATTTACCATTTGACGCCGGCGCCGAGGTTGCTCAACTGGGGTGTGCCGAGCGCAATTTTGGTCATGTCGTGCATGGCGCTGGAGCGTTATGTCGAGCGCAGCCGTGTGCTCATGCTACTCGGCGATTGCTCCTATTCGGTGTATTTGATGCACGTTCTTGTGTTGTCAGCGGGTGGTTTTCTCGCGCGGCGCTACGGCATCAACCCGTATCTGATGTTTGTCGTTTGCGCGCTGGCCATTGGCTTGGGCTCGTGGTTGAGCTACGAATGGGTGGAAAAACGCAGCTATCGGTGGCTTAAAGCGCGAATTGATCGCGAACCGCTGGGCGAGCCTGTCGAGAATCTTTCCCGACAAAAATACTAG
- a CDS encoding fatty acid cis/trans isomerase codes for MSYRVVSILLLCLSWGAAAQEPKISYTRDIQPIFTEKCVACHACYDSACQLNLGSGEGAGRGASKMPVYDGERTQAAPTTRLFYDAFGKRAWQQKGFYSVLDAQGSQAALMARMLELGHKTPLTPNAKLPEDIVLGLNRENMCAMPAEFEGYAGAHPKEGMPLAVTGLTDQQYKTLQRWLASGAPIDEQGLAPSAKEALQIVQWENLLNAPGARQSLVGRWLFEHLFLAHIYFKDGEPGHYFQWVRSRTPTGQPIDLIATRRPNDDPGTQVYYRLWPVQGVIVHKTHITYPLSAAKMARVKSLFYNGNWQVSALPGYGPQSRANPFATFEAIPAQARYQFMLDNAEYFVRTFIRGPVCRGQIATDVIRDNFWALFQAPEHDLYITDPNYRGQATPLLAMPGQNDDVGSVLSLWHNYRDKRNEYEALRRDSYADQPAPSWSTLWAGNDNALLSIFRHFDSASVTKGLIGEVPQTMWLFDYPLLERTYYQLAVNFDVFGNVSHQAQTRLYFDLIRNGAEQNFLRLMPADSREDYLDDWYQSSGQFKMWLDYEAIDDDKPTALKLDEKDPKYDFAMQLLARYGDLNARPDPINRCDGAYCSRPNIDPALQNAEQALSRLTSRPAAGLKVIDQLPEATMLRIETASGKREVYSLLRNRAHSNVAFLLGESLRYQPGLDTLTIYPGVLSSYPNFIFNIPADQVPAFVDAMENAKDANRFEKIVERWGIRRSHPQFWFYFHDLSQYLHETDSVEEGVLDMNRYENL; via the coding sequence ATGTCGTACCGCGTCGTCAGCATTTTGTTGTTGTGTCTCAGCTGGGGCGCCGCTGCGCAGGAACCCAAGATCTCCTACACCCGCGATATCCAGCCGATCTTCACCGAGAAATGCGTGGCCTGCCATGCGTGCTACGACTCTGCCTGTCAGCTCAATCTGGGCAGTGGCGAAGGCGCCGGACGTGGTGCCAGCAAAATGCCGGTCTATGATGGCGAACGCACGCAAGCGGCACCGACCACACGCCTGTTCTACGACGCCTTCGGCAAACGTGCCTGGCAGCAGAAGGGCTTCTATTCGGTGCTCGATGCCCAGGGCAGTCAGGCCGCGTTGATGGCGCGCATGCTGGAGCTGGGGCACAAAACCCCGTTGACGCCGAATGCCAAACTTCCCGAAGACATCGTGCTCGGCCTGAATCGCGAGAACATGTGCGCGATGCCCGCCGAATTCGAGGGTTATGCCGGCGCGCATCCGAAGGAAGGCATGCCGTTGGCGGTGACCGGGCTCACCGATCAGCAGTACAAGACGTTGCAGCGCTGGCTGGCGTCCGGTGCGCCAATTGACGAGCAAGGGCTGGCGCCGAGCGCAAAGGAAGCCTTGCAGATAGTCCAGTGGGAAAACCTGCTCAATGCGCCGGGCGCTCGCCAGAGCCTGGTCGGGCGCTGGTTGTTCGAGCACTTGTTTCTGGCGCACATCTATTTCAAGGATGGCGAACCGGGGCATTACTTCCAGTGGGTGCGCTCGCGCACGCCGACGGGCCAGCCGATCGACCTGATCGCCACCCGCCGCCCCAACGATGATCCGGGCACTCAGGTTTACTACCGCTTATGGCCGGTGCAAGGGGTGATCGTGCATAAAACCCACATCACTTATCCGCTCAGCGCGGCGAAGATGGCGCGGGTCAAGAGCCTGTTTTACAACGGCAACTGGCAGGTCAGCGCGTTGCCTGGCTACGGCCCGCAGAGCCGCGCCAACCCGTTTGCCACGTTCGAAGCCATTCCGGCGCAGGCGCGCTATCAGTTCATGCTCGATAACGCCGAATACTTCGTGCGTACCTTTATTCGCGGCCCGGTCTGCCGTGGGCAGATCGCCACAGACGTGATTCGCGACAACTTCTGGGCGCTGTTCCAGGCCCCTGAACATGACCTGTACATCACCGACCCCAACTATCGCGGGCAGGCTACGCCGCTGTTGGCCATGCCCGGGCAGAACGACGATGTCGGCAGCGTCCTGAGTCTGTGGCACAACTATCGCGACAAACGTAACGAATACGAGGCGCTGCGCCGCGACAGCTACGCCGATCAACCGGCACCGAGCTGGTCGACATTGTGGGCCGGCAACGACAACGCGCTGCTGAGCATTTTCCGTCACTTCGACAGCGCCTCGGTGACCAAAGGCCTGATCGGTGAAGTGCCGCAGACAATGTGGCTGTTTGACTATCCGTTGCTGGAGCGCACGTATTACCAGTTGGCGGTCAACTTCGATGTGTTCGGTAACGTCTCGCATCAGGCGCAAACCCGCCTGTATTTCGACCTGATCCGCAACGGCGCCGAACAGAACTTCCTGCGCCTGATGCCGGCCGATTCCCGCGAGGACTACCTCGACGATTGGTACCAGAGCAGCGGCCAATTCAAGATGTGGCTCGACTATGAAGCCATCGACGACGACAAGCCGACCGCTCTGAAGCTCGACGAGAAAGACCCGAAATACGACTTCGCCATGCAGTTGCTGGCGCGTTATGGCGACCTCAATGCGCGGCCCGATCCGATCAACCGCTGTGACGGCGCCTATTGCTCGCGGCCGAACATTGATCCAGCGCTGCAGAATGCCGAACAGGCTCTTAGTCGCCTGACCTCACGTCCGGCGGCTGGCCTGAAAGTCATCGATCAATTGCCGGAAGCAACGATGTTGCGCATCGAAACCGCCAGCGGCAAACGCGAGGTCTACAGCCTGCTGCGCAATCGTGCCCATAGCAACGTGGCATTTTTGCTCGGAGAGTCGCTGCGTTATCAGCCGGGGCTGGACACGCTGACCATTTATCCGGGTGTGCTTAGCAGCTATCCGAACTTCATCTTCAACATCCCGGCCGATCAGGTGCCGGCGTTTGTCGATGCGATGGAAAACGCCAAGGATGCCAATCGTTTCGAAAAAATCGTCGAACGCTGGGGCATCCGCCGCAGTCACCCGCAATTCTGGTTCTATTTCCACGATCTGAGTCAGTACCTGCACGAAACCGATTCGGTGGAAGAGGGCGTGCTGGACATGAACCGCTACGAGAATCTTTGA
- the nfuA gene encoding Fe-S biogenesis protein NfuA produces the protein MTAITITDAAHDYLADLLSKQNTPGIGIRVFITQPGTQYAETCIAYCKPGEEKPEDTALGLKSFTAYIDSFSEAFLDDAVVDYATDRMGGQLTIKAPNAKVPMVNADSPVNERINYYLQTEINPGLASHGGQVSLIDVVEDGIAVLQFGGGCQGCGQADVTLKEGIERTLLERIPELKGVRDVTDHTQKENAYY, from the coding sequence ATGACCGCTATTACCATCACCGACGCCGCCCACGATTACCTGGCTGATCTGCTGTCCAAGCAGAACACCCCGGGCATCGGTATCCGCGTCTTCATCACCCAGCCTGGCACCCAGTACGCCGAAACCTGCATTGCCTACTGCAAGCCGGGCGAAGAAAAACCCGAAGATACGGCGCTGGGGCTGAAAAGCTTCACCGCGTATATCGATTCGTTCAGCGAAGCGTTTCTCGACGACGCCGTTGTCGATTACGCCACCGACCGCATGGGCGGCCAGCTGACCATCAAGGCGCCAAACGCCAAAGTGCCGATGGTCAACGCCGACAGCCCGGTCAACGAGCGCATCAACTACTACCTGCAAACCGAAATCAACCCGGGGCTGGCCAGCCACGGCGGTCAGGTCAGCCTGATCGATGTGGTTGAAGACGGCATCGCCGTGTTGCAATTCGGTGGTGGTTGCCAGGGCTGCGGCCAGGCCGACGTGACTCTGAAGGAAGGCATCGAGCGCACGCTGCTTGAGCGTATTCCCGAGCTCAAGGGTGTTCGCGACGTGACCGACCATACGCAGAAAGAAAACGCCTACTACTAA
- the metH gene encoding methionine synthase, with amino-acid sequence MSDRSVRLQALKQALKERILILDGGMGTMIQSYKLEEQDYRGKRFADWPSDVKGNNDLLVITRPDVIGGIEKAYLDAGADILETNTFNATRISMADYGMEELAYELNVEGARLARKVADAKTAENPNKPRFVAGVLGPTSRTCSLSPDVNNPGYRNVTFDELVENYTEATKGLIEGGADLILIETIFDTLNAKAAIFAVQGVFEELHIELPIMISGTITDASGRTLSGQTTEAFWNSVAHAKPISVGLNCALGASELRPYLEELSNKASTHVSAHPNAGLPNEFGEYDELPSETAKVIEEFAQSGFLNIVGGCCGTTPGHIEAIAKAVAGYAPRQIPDIPKACRLSGLEPFTIDRSSLFVNVGERTNITGSAKFARLIREDNYTEALEVALQQVEAGAQVIDINMDEGMLDSKKAMVTFLNLIAGEPDISRVPIMIDSSKWEVIEAGLKCIQGKGIVNSISMKEGVEQFIHHAKLCKRYGAAVVVMAFDEAGQADTEARKKEICKRSYDILVNEVGFPPEDIIFDPNIFAVATGIEEHNNYAVDFINACAYIRDELPYALTSGGVSNVSFSFRGNNPVREAIHSVFLLYAIRAGLTMGIVNAGQLEIYDQIPQELRDAVEDVILNRTPEGTDALLAIADKYKGDGSVKEAETEEWRSWEVNKRLEHALVKGITTHIVEDTEESRQSFSRPIEVIEGPLMSGMNIVGDLFGAGKMFLPQVVKSARVMKQAVAHLIPFIELEKGDKPEAKGKILMATVKGDVHDIGKNIVGVVLGCNGYDIVDLGVMVPAEKILQVAKEQKCDIIGLSGLITPSLDEMVHVAREMQRQDFHLPLMIGGATTSKAHTAVKIEPKYSNDAVVYVTDASRAVGVATQLLSKELKAGFVEKTRLEYVDVRERTANRSARTERLSYAAAVAKKPQFDWASYEPVKPTFTGSKVLDNIDLKVLAEYIDWTPFFISWDLAGKFPRILDDEVVGEAATALYKDAQEMLAKLIDEKLISARAVFGFWPANQVHDDDIELYGDDGKPMAKLHHLRQQIIKTDGKPNFSLADFVAPKDSEVTDYVGGFITTAGIGAEEVAKAYQDAGDDYNSIMVKALADRLAEACAEWLHQQVRKEHWGYAKDEVLDNDALIKEQYSGIRPAPGYPACPDHTEKAALFALLDPQAEEMRAGRSGVFLTEHYAMFPAAAVSGWYFAHPQAQYFAVGKIDKDQVQSYTSRKGQELSVTERWLAPNLGYDN; translated from the coding sequence ATGTCCGATCGCAGCGTCCGCCTTCAAGCTCTCAAGCAAGCCCTCAAAGAGCGCATCCTGATACTCGACGGCGGTATGGGCACGATGATCCAGAGCTACAAGCTCGAAGAGCAGGATTATCGCGGCAAACGCTTCGCGGACTGGCCGAGTGACGTCAAAGGCAACAACGACCTGCTGGTGATCACCCGTCCGGACGTGATCGGCGGCATCGAGAAAGCCTACCTGGATGCCGGCGCCGACATCCTCGAAACCAACACCTTCAACGCCACGCGCATTTCCATGGCCGACTACGGCATGGAAGAGCTGGCGTACGAGTTAAACGTAGAAGGCGCACGCCTGGCGCGCAAGGTCGCCGACGCCAAGACCGCCGAGAACCCTAACAAGCCACGCTTCGTTGCCGGCGTGCTCGGCCCGACCAGCCGCACCTGCTCGCTGTCGCCTGACGTCAACAACCCTGGCTATCGCAACGTCACCTTTGATGAGCTGGTGGAGAACTACACCGAAGCCACCAAAGGTCTGATCGAGGGCGGCGCCGACCTGATCCTGATCGAAACCATTTTCGACACCCTTAACGCCAAAGCGGCGATCTTCGCCGTGCAAGGTGTGTTCGAAGAGCTGCACATCGAACTGCCGATCATGATTTCCGGGACCATCACCGACGCCTCCGGCCGTACCCTGTCGGGCCAGACCACCGAAGCGTTCTGGAACTCGGTGGCGCACGCCAAGCCAATCTCGGTCGGCCTCAACTGCGCACTCGGCGCCAGCGAATTGCGTCCGTACCTGGAAGAGCTGTCGAACAAGGCCAGCACCCATGTGTCCGCGCACCCGAACGCCGGCCTGCCGAACGAGTTCGGCGAGTACGACGAACTGCCGTCGGAAACCGCCAAAGTCATCGAAGAATTCGCCCAGAGCGGTTTCCTCAATATAGTCGGCGGCTGCTGCGGCACCACGCCGGGGCATATCGAAGCCATCGCCAAAGCCGTGGCCGGTTACGCGCCACGGCAGATTCCGGACATTCCCAAGGCCTGCCGTCTCTCGGGTCTGGAGCCGTTCACCATTGATCGCAGCTCGCTGTTCGTCAACGTCGGCGAGCGCACCAACATCACCGGTTCCGCCAAGTTCGCCCGTCTGATCCGTGAAGACAACTACACCGAAGCGCTGGAAGTCGCCCTGCAGCAGGTCGAGGCCGGCGCGCAGGTGATCGACATCAACATGGACGAAGGCATGCTCGATTCGAAGAAGGCCATGGTGACCTTCCTCAATCTGATCGCCGGTGAACCGGACATCTCGCGCGTACCGATCATGATCGACTCGTCGAAATGGGAAGTGATCGAAGCCGGCCTCAAGTGCATTCAGGGCAAGGGCATCGTCAACTCGATCAGCATGAAAGAAGGCGTCGAGCAGTTCATCCATCACGCCAAACTGTGCAAGCGCTACGGTGCTGCGGTGGTGGTGATGGCGTTCGACGAAGCCGGTCAGGCCGACACCGAAGCGCGCAAGAAAGAAATCTGCAAACGCTCCTACGACATTCTGGTCAACGAAGTCGGCTTCCCGCCGGAAGACATCATCTTCGACCCGAACATCTTCGCCGTCGCCACCGGTATCGAAGAGCACAACAACTACGCTGTGGACTTCATCAATGCCTGTGCCTACATCCGCGACGAACTGCCGTATGCGCTGACTTCCGGCGGCGTGTCCAACGTGTCGTTCTCGTTCCGTGGCAACAACCCGGTGCGTGAAGCGATCCACTCGGTGTTCCTGCTGTACGCGATCCGCGCCGGCCTGACCATGGGCATCGTCAACGCCGGTCAACTGGAGATCTACGACCAGATCCCGCAGGAACTGCGCGACGCTGTCGAAGACGTGATCCTCAACCGCACGCCGGAAGGCACCGACGCCCTCCTAGCCATCGCCGACAAGTACAAGGGCGACGGCAGCGTCAAGGAAGCCGAGACCGAAGAGTGGCGCAGCTGGGAGGTCAACAAGCGCCTGGAACATGCGCTGGTCAAAGGCATCACCACGCACATCGTCGAAGACACCGAAGAGTCGCGCCAATCGTTCTCCCGCCCGATCGAAGTGATCGAAGGCCCGCTGATGTCCGGCATGAACATCGTCGGCGACCTGTTCGGCGCCGGTAAAATGTTCCTGCCGCAGGTGGTGAAATCCGCCCGCGTAATGAAGCAGGCCGTCGCGCATCTGATCCCGTTCATCGAACTGGAAAAAGGCGACAAGCCGGAAGCCAAGGGCAAGATCCTCATGGCCACGGTGAAGGGCGACGTGCACGACATCGGCAAGAACATCGTCGGCGTGGTGCTGGGCTGTAACGGCTACGACATCGTCGACCTTGGCGTGATGGTTCCGGCAGAAAAGATCCTGCAAGTGGCCAAGGAGCAGAAGTGCGACATCATCGGCCTGTCCGGCCTGATCACGCCGTCGCTGGATGAGATGGTCCATGTGGCTCGCGAGATGCAACGTCAGGACTTCCATCTGCCGCTGATGATCGGTGGCGCGACCACCTCCAAGGCGCACACGGCGGTGAAGATCGAACCCAAGTACAGCAACGACGCGGTGGTCTACGTGACCGACGCCTCGCGTGCGGTCGGCGTGGCAACCCAGTTGCTGTCGAAAGAGTTGAAGGCCGGTTTCGTCGAGAAAACCCGCCTGGAATACGTCGACGTGCGTGAGCGCACCGCCAACCGCAGCGCGCGTACCGAACGTTTGAGCTACGCCGCTGCCGTTGCCAAGAAGCCACAGTTCGACTGGGCCAGCTACGAGCCGGTCAAACCAACCTTCACCGGCAGCAAGGTGCTGGACAACATCGACCTCAAGGTGCTGGCCGAGTACATCGACTGGACACCGTTCTTCATCTCCTGGGATCTGGCCGGCAAGTTCCCGCGTATTCTCGACGACGAAGTGGTCGGTGAAGCCGCCACTGCGCTGTACAAGGACGCGCAGGAAATGCTCGCCAAGCTGATCGACGAGAAGCTGATCAGCGCCCGCGCCGTGTTCGGTTTCTGGCCGGCCAATCAGGTGCATGACGACGACATCGAGCTGTATGGCGATGACGGCAAGCCAATGGCCAAGCTGCATCACCTGCGTCAGCAGATCATCAAGACCGACGGCAAACCGAACTTCTCCCTCGCCGACTTTGTTGCGCCGAAGGACAGCGAAGTGACCGACTACGTCGGTGGTTTCATCACCACCGCTGGCATCGGCGCCGAAGAAGTCGCCAAGGCTTATCAGGACGCTGGCGACGATTACAACTCAATCATGGTCAAGGCCCTCGCCGACCGTTTGGCAGAGGCTTGCGCCGAGTGGCTGCACCAGCAGGTGCGTAAAGAACACTGGGGTTACGCCAAGGACGAAGTGCTCGACAACGACGCGCTGATCAAAGAGCAATACAGCGGCATCCGCCCTGCCCCGGGTTATCCGGCCTGCCCGGATCACACCGAGAAGGCTGCGCTGTTTGCCTTGCTCGACCCGCAAGCCGAAGAAATGCGTGCCGGCCGCAGCGGTGTGTTCCTCACCGAACACTACGCGATGTTCCCGGCGGCAGCGGTCAGCGGCTGGTACTTCGCTCACCCGCAAGCGCAGTACTTCGCAGTCGGCAAGATCGACAAGGACCAGGTGCAAAGCTACACCTCGCGTAAAGGTCAGGAGCTGAGCGTGACCGAACGCTGGCTGGCACCGAACCTCGGTTACGATAACTGA